The DNA sequence GCTCCAACGCTTCCACACCATCGACCTCATATGTCGGAGCGGCGGGGTTCAGCCTGACAGCCTCTAACCTtgctcttctctctgctgcatgtcttcgtcccTTCTGAGGACAGTGGAGGAACTTCACCGGTGGCTCTGGAGCAGCGCGGCCGTGTGGTTGTGTGTTCGAGGAGGCGGGGGGACGATGCAGAGCAGACCGCTAGTGACCTGAACTTCCTTCCCTTCCTGGCTTATTCAGTCAGAGAAATGCACATTCAGCATAATGGCACAATTCTCCACCACCGGAAAATCAAATGAGAGCAGCCCGCAGCCGCAGCCGCAGCGGGAGCGGGAGCGGGAGCGGGAGCGGGGGCGGGCGCAGCGGGCAGGATGCTGACTTTGTGCCCGGTGTGAGCGCAGCTGTCTGCAGAGAGTCGAGCAGAGGGGCTGGGTGTGAAGCAGCCGGACTTACTGCTTTCATGAAGGtaagaaaacatgacaaaaagagCACAAAAGCTCAGTGGTCGGATTGTTGGTTAATTACTTTTTCAGCGcagactttcatttttttaaatgttccaaCAATTCAGGTCATAATAGCTGACATCAAAATGACAGGATGACCAGGTAGATAACAGTATTGAGGCTACTacattgtttaaattttttacagatctatatatgtatatatatatcaattatttatattatcaCCAACTCCATATTAGAAGTaacggcaaaaaagaaaataaaaaggaaattaaaatggACAGTGCTTCCTCTAAAACAAATGAACTGTCAGATGACAGTTTGTTCTCCAAACTTAGATAGTGCATGAAAATATTCTGCTTTAGAGGTTTTGCAGGGGAGCATGAATTTGTTTATCTCTCCTACTTGGTTTGAGAGATAAACCCTGCTGATATTAACCACAGTGAGGTTGGGTCACCATAACTGGACTCAGTCGGATGCCTTGTTTGCCCCAGACTCTCCACCCCAAGGAACATTACATAACTATTGAACTGCCTTGGCCAGAAATCAATGCAATCTGtcaacaggctgctgctgcctggtGCTGTTTTATCAATCGTCACTACCACCCAGCTTACAACCACTAATAATATATAACCACTTTGCAGCACTGCTTTGAACTGTATACTCATAAATGCTGCAGTATACAGGGATATTGATATTTGGCTAAGTAATGAGGCTTTTGTGTGCGAACTAATAGCCAACAGATGCTGTGGACAAGGAACTCActctacttttttaaaaaattgtatgaCCTTGTACCCACAGTAGCACCTTTCCTCATTGTGAGAGGCCCACATCGATCTTAGTTTAGTCCCTGTGCAGGGAATTTGTCTCATCTTATCTCTGCTGACAGGCTGCGTTCATCACCACCCTGCACTCCTCTGCTCCTCAAGCACAGCTAAACTTAATGAACTGGGGGCTGAGAGGAATGCAAAGTCTAATTTAGCAATAATTAAGAGTAAATATTTGGGATTGTAGTTAGATGTCAGGTATTATCTTCTGCAGCATTTGACGTCTGCTTGTTAACCTCTGGATAATATAACCCCTGTTGAAACAGGACATGATTCTTCAAGACTAGACTGGGTACCAGATTCATGGTTCTCATCAGTGAACTGAACTGCATAGCTCACTTCAAACCTCACTGcccaaaaaaatgcttttaacagtatgtttaaatctgttcagctatttaaaaaatatatatatattttagccCTTAATTAAAGACAGTCATTATTGTCAGATTGAAAACTTTGAATCCACCTggtgtgttttctttacagaTCAGAGCTTGTGTTAGTCACCTGAAGATGAACCTTGTCATATCAAATGCCCTTTTTCTCTACTGTGTGAGTTAGGAATATGTAACAAAGTCATTCGTATGCACCTCCATTCTGCTCTCCCAATTTAGATTGCCTCATTTTGCATATGTGGGGTAGAGAAGGAAAATAAACTATGGTCTATAATGGAAACCATGTATTTCACAGAAAGAATGACTGATTTTCCCATTATTCTTATTTTGCAGCAGGTGACTTGGTCCACATGTCAAGCCAGAGAcaagttttgctgttttgggACCAGCAGTGTGTGATGTGAAGAGGAAAGGAAGCAAGAGCATTACCTCAAATGATAACCCTCCAGTGTGTCCATGGCACCATCAGAGTGGAGACAACTTTGCAGTGGTGGAAGATAAGAGAggataaaaatgtgatgatttttactgatgttttccACCTCAGTTATGGACTGTGGAGACAGTGGACAGTGATGGAGTAAAACTGCTTAATGAGATCATTGCATTTCCATTGATAAGCTTATGACAACCAATTACTAAGGGATTACCCAAGGCCTTCAGCACCACCAAACATGACATAGTGGTGTTATTGAGTCTTCTGTTGgaaatttcttttcatttgttttttggatttttacatTTCCTGGTCTGCTTGAAATGGAGATACAGTGGCGTTTATGGAATAAGGACTCCTTTATAAGTCCATGGATACCTATACTGTTAGGCCTTCACCTCCAGTTCTCCAGGGCCTCCAATTGTCCCGAGGAGTGCCGCTGCGATCGCACCTTTGTTTATTGCAATGAGCGGAGCCTGACTTCAGTGCCTCTGGGAATTTGTGAGGGTTACAAGACCCTCTACCTCCACAACAACCAAATCAATAATGCTGGCTTTCCCTTGGAGCTCCACCTTGTGTCTTCTGTTGAAACAGTGTACCTCTATGGTAACCAACTGGATGAGTTTCCAATTAaccttcccaaaaatgttaaggTCCTCCATCTACAAGAGAACAACATTCAGACCATCTCCAGAGCTGCTCTAGCTCAACTTCTTTGGCTGGAGGAGCTGCATTTGGATGATAATTCCATTTCCACTGTTGGGGTCGAGGAAGGGGCCTTCCGTGAGGCGGTCAGCTTGAAAATGCTTTTCCTCACCAAGAACCACCTAAGCAGTGTGCCTATTGGTCTCCCAGATGATCTAAAAGAATTGCGATTGGATGAGAATCGGATTGCAGTTATTGCAGAAGAAGCATTCAAAAATGTCACCCACCTGGAACGCCTCCTGTTGGATGGAAATCTATTGACAGATGAAGGAATCTCACCAGGGACCTTTCAGGACCTGGTCACCTTGAGGGAGTTGTCCCTGGCCCGCAACTCACTTACTTACcctccccccttcctccctGGAGAGGTGCTTGTCAAATTAAACTTTCAGGAGAATCAGATAAACCAGATCCCTGTCAGAGCATTTGCAGGGTTTCAAAAGCTGGAGAGGCTGGATATTTCTAACAACCAGCTGCAGTCATTGACACAAGGGGTCTTTGACGGCCTCGCAAGTCTTAGACAGCTCACTGTTCGGAACAACCTTTGGCTATGTGACTGCAGCATCAAATGGGTGACTTCATGGCTCAAATCTCTGCCTGCTTCACTCAATGTACGTGGTTTCATGTGCCATAAACCTGAAAAGGTCCGGGGCATGGTGATCAGGGAACTCAGTGCCGAGCTGGTCCAGTGCCCACAGAGCACAGTCGTAGCACTCGAGCTGTCCTCACAAGCTGACACTGCTCTAACCCCACTCCTGTCCTCTTCCACAGGATCCCCTTTAACCACTCAATATTTTTCCTCCCCCTCTCGGCAACCTTTCCTCATACTACCCACCCTCTACCCAGTCTATACAACAAGAGGGAGAGGAACAAGGACTAAGCAGCCTCTGGACCCCCGAAAGGAGACTTTGCAAGTTGCATTTGCCATTCTAAATGGTTCAGCTATCCATGTGAGTTGGGTGGCTGCATTTCCAGTCACTGCCTACAAGGTGACCTGGGCCAGAATGGGCCCCAGTCTAACAGGGGACACAGTAAGGGAGAGGATAGTGGGTGGGGATCATCGGGGTATACGGCTGGCAAACCTTGAGCCTAAATCCACTTATCGGATCTGTGTCATTCCTTTGGATGCATTCAATACTTATAGACCAAAAGATAATACTGTGTGTACTGAGGCCATAACCACAGCAACCTTGTTTAGccctgacaacaacaacaataaaagacaGTCAGGGCCTGAGCAGGCCACCCAACAAGAACCCAGTTCACCTTTTTTGCTGGCAGGGCTGATTGGTGGGGCTGTGATTATAGTGCTGGTTGTACTGCTCAGTATCTTCTGCTGGCATATGCACAAGAAAAGCCGCTCTAAGTTCTCCTCCAAGTGGAAATACAACAGGGGACGCAGAAAAGATGACTATTGTGAGGCAGGCACCAAGAAAGATGATTCCATCCTGGAAATGACTGAAACAAGCTTCCAGATAGTCTCACTCAACAATGAACAGCTCCTCAAGGGAGATTTTCACATTCAGCCTATTTACACCCCTAATGGGGGCGTTGGCTTCCAAGACTGCCCCCTAGGGAACAACAGCACAGTCTACTGCAAGAACAATGTTCAAGATGCAGACTTTTGTCACTCATTATAGTTTCTGGAGAGCAGAAGCATTTTTGCGGACAACCACCCACACGTTACTGAATAATGTACAATGTCAATACTATTTGAAACCCCTGTGTCTTCAGGAAATGTTATTTATACAGCTGGCTGGATGATATCTTTTATATAACAGCAACGGATTTAAAAGTTATTAGTTAATGGAATTTTGCTGTTTCAGTTCTGAGCACACAAACATGTACAATCAGGATTTATTCCTTTTAAGTAGTAAGGctgtattttattcagtttttcagtAAAACTGAGAGTTTTAAGTTTTTGGTTACTGTGACCATAACAGATCAAGAATCCACATTATAGATGGTGTATTAAGTAAGAACAACAGGTAGAATTCTGTATGAGAGAGAAGGAAACTTGACACACACAAATCACCAATGCTCACCACTAGAGGGT is a window from the Amphiprion ocellaris isolate individual 3 ecotype Okinawa chromosome 20, ASM2253959v1, whole genome shotgun sequence genome containing:
- the si:dkey-87k14.1 gene encoding leucine-rich repeat transmembrane protein FLRT2, whose product is MEIQWRLWNKDSFISPWIPILLGLHLQFSRASNCPEECRCDRTFVYCNERSLTSVPLGICEGYKTLYLHNNQINNAGFPLELHLVSSVETVYLYGNQLDEFPINLPKNVKVLHLQENNIQTISRAALAQLLWLEELHLDDNSISTVGVEEGAFREAVSLKMLFLTKNHLSSVPIGLPDDLKELRLDENRIAVIAEEAFKNVTHLERLLLDGNLLTDEGISPGTFQDLVTLRELSLARNSLTYPPPFLPGEVLVKLNFQENQINQIPVRAFAGFQKLERLDISNNQLQSLTQGVFDGLASLRQLTVRNNLWLCDCSIKWVTSWLKSLPASLNVRGFMCHKPEKVRGMVIRELSAELVQCPQSTVVALELSSQADTALTPLLSSSTGSPLTTQYFSSPSRQPFLILPTLYPVYTTRGRGTRTKQPLDPRKETLQVAFAILNGSAIHVSWVAAFPVTAYKVTWARMGPSLTGDTVRERIVGGDHRGIRLANLEPKSTYRICVIPLDAFNTYRPKDNTVCTEAITTATLFSPDNNNNKRQSGPEQATQQEPSSPFLLAGLIGGAVIIVLVVLLSIFCWHMHKKSRSKFSSKWKYNRGRRKDDYCEAGTKKDDSILEMTETSFQIVSLNNEQLLKGDFHIQPIYTPNGGVGFQDCPLGNNSTVYCKNNVQDADFCHSL